From the Arvicola amphibius chromosome 2, mArvAmp1.2, whole genome shotgun sequence genome, one window contains:
- the Etfrf1 gene encoding electron transfer flavoprotein regulatory factor 1 — protein MKMANSLRGEVLALYKNLLYLGRDYPKGADYFKRRLKNVFLKNKDVKDPEKIKELIARGEFVMKELEALYFLRKYRAMKQRYYSDTNN, from the exons ATGAAAATGGCTAATTCTTTGCGAGGAGAAGTACTGGCTCTTTACAAAAAT CTGCTGTATCTTGGACGGGACTATCCAAAAGGAGCAGACTATTTTAAAAGGCGTTTGAAGaatgttttccttaaaaacaagGATGTGAAGGACCCAGAGAAGATCAAAGAGCTTATTGCACGAGGAGAATTTGTAATGAAAGAGCTAGAGGCCTTATACTTCCTTAGGAAATACAGAGCTATGAAGCAACGTTACTATTCAGATACCAACAACTAA